A DNA window from Hypanus sabinus isolate sHypSab1 chromosome 27, sHypSab1.hap1, whole genome shotgun sequence contains the following coding sequences:
- the LOC132381935 gene encoding ankyrin repeat domain-containing protein 65-like isoform X1 has product MKLICRLFSPPTGTKPGTVDQPAFYFLRRHDEVSGMTAEPLWRLVDLSEEPHEAQQRAEDGAHLSTWTDLHRAAWSGDIHLVRTYLQHGSLVDSRDEFGCTPLHYAVFKGCQSLVKLLIHRGAEVDATDRHGWTPLHRAAWNGRTQTAVLLLRRGASASVPTGSGLTALHCAAIGGHLLIAQQLLSYGASADAADTQHWTPLHWAIVSDRLHIIEFLLSKGASTQCSTRGDMTPLHLAVEVGNRKVIEMLLETGTCINAEDAVGRTALSIAAANGQEEVLADLLAHGAVDSDRASALQAAAGIGHFRIMDLLTQQGASVDVRDGLNMTALHRAAERGDTDVAGYLIERGADVEARGWLMDTPLHLATKRGHEQTIQLLLSKGANMYATNLWYEMPLDIASARDCHNDLCAFEKQN; this is encoded by the exons ATGAAACTAATTTGCCGTTTGTTTTCCCCACCAACAGGAACCAAACCTGGAACCGTTGATCAACCAGCT TTTTACTTTTTAAGAAGACATGACGAGGTAtctgggatgacagcagaaccgTTGTGGAGACTGGTGGATCTCAGTGAGGAGCCTCACGAGGCACAACAGAGAGCAGAAGATGGGGCCCACCTCAGCACGTGGACTGACCTTCATCGGGCAGCTTGGAGTGGTGACATCCACCTGGTGAGGACATATCTACAGCACGGCAGTCTCGTAGACTCCAG GGATGAATTTGGCTGCACCCCACTACATTACGCAGTATTTAAGGGCTGCCAATCACTGGTTAAACTTCTCATTCACCGTGGGGCAGAGGTCGACGCCACAGACAGGCACGGCTGGACCCCTCTTCACCGAGCGGCGTGGAACGGACGCACCCAGACCGCCGTCCTCCTCCTGCGGCGTGGGGCTTCGGCCAGCGTGCCGACTGGGAGCGGACTTACAGCGCTGCACTGCGCAGCCATAGGGGGGCACCTCCTGATCGCGCAGCAGCTGCTGAGCTACGGCGCAAGCGCCGATGCAGCTGACACGCAGCACTGGACCCCGCTGCACTGGGCTATCGTGAGTGACCGGCTGCATATCATCGAATTTCTCCTTTCGAAAGGCGCTTCAACGCAATGCTCAACACGGGGTGACATGACACCCCTGCACTTGGCCGTGGAGGTCGGAAACAGAAAAGTAATTGAAATGCTATTGGAAACTGGAACCTGCATCAATGCTGAAGATGCTGTGGGAAGGACCGCGTTATCGATTGCTGCTGCTAACGGCCAAGAAGAG GTGTTGGCAGATTTACTCGCACACGGGGCTGTGGACAGTGACAGAGCATCTGCTCTGCAGGCCGCAGCAGGGATAGGCCACTTCCGAATAATGGACCTCCTCACACAACAGGGGGCCAGCGTAGACGTCAGAGATGGCCTGAACATGACCGCTCTTCATCGGGCGGCGGAAAGGGGCGATACTGATGTTGCAGGGTATCTGATAGAGCGTGGAGCTGACGTAGAGGCAAGAGGCTGGCTAATGGATACTCCTCTCCACCTCGCTACCAAAAGGGGCCACGAGCAGACCATCCAATTACTGCTGAGCAAAGGTGCCAACATGTACGCCACTAACCTGTGGTACGAAATGCCCCTTGACATTGCCTCAGCACGAGACTGTCACAATGATCTTTGTGCATttgagaaacagaattaa
- the LOC132381935 gene encoding ankyrin repeat domain-containing protein 65-like isoform X2, translating to MTAEPLWRLVDLSEEPHEAQQRAEDGAHLSTWTDLHRAAWSGDIHLVRTYLQHGSLVDSRDEFGCTPLHYAVFKGCQSLVKLLIHRGAEVDATDRHGWTPLHRAAWNGRTQTAVLLLRRGASASVPTGSGLTALHCAAIGGHLLIAQQLLSYGASADAADTQHWTPLHWAIVSDRLHIIEFLLSKGASTQCSTRGDMTPLHLAVEVGNRKVIEMLLETGTCINAEDAVGRTALSIAAANGQEEVLADLLAHGAVDSDRASALQAAAGIGHFRIMDLLTQQGASVDVRDGLNMTALHRAAERGDTDVAGYLIERGADVEARGWLMDTPLHLATKRGHEQTIQLLLSKGANMYATNLWYEMPLDIASARDCHNDLCAFEKQN from the exons atgacagcagaaccgTTGTGGAGACTGGTGGATCTCAGTGAGGAGCCTCACGAGGCACAACAGAGAGCAGAAGATGGGGCCCACCTCAGCACGTGGACTGACCTTCATCGGGCAGCTTGGAGTGGTGACATCCACCTGGTGAGGACATATCTACAGCACGGCAGTCTCGTAGACTCCAG GGATGAATTTGGCTGCACCCCACTACATTACGCAGTATTTAAGGGCTGCCAATCACTGGTTAAACTTCTCATTCACCGTGGGGCAGAGGTCGACGCCACAGACAGGCACGGCTGGACCCCTCTTCACCGAGCGGCGTGGAACGGACGCACCCAGACCGCCGTCCTCCTCCTGCGGCGTGGGGCTTCGGCCAGCGTGCCGACTGGGAGCGGACTTACAGCGCTGCACTGCGCAGCCATAGGGGGGCACCTCCTGATCGCGCAGCAGCTGCTGAGCTACGGCGCAAGCGCCGATGCAGCTGACACGCAGCACTGGACCCCGCTGCACTGGGCTATCGTGAGTGACCGGCTGCATATCATCGAATTTCTCCTTTCGAAAGGCGCTTCAACGCAATGCTCAACACGGGGTGACATGACACCCCTGCACTTGGCCGTGGAGGTCGGAAACAGAAAAGTAATTGAAATGCTATTGGAAACTGGAACCTGCATCAATGCTGAAGATGCTGTGGGAAGGACCGCGTTATCGATTGCTGCTGCTAACGGCCAAGAAGAG GTGTTGGCAGATTTACTCGCACACGGGGCTGTGGACAGTGACAGAGCATCTGCTCTGCAGGCCGCAGCAGGGATAGGCCACTTCCGAATAATGGACCTCCTCACACAACAGGGGGCCAGCGTAGACGTCAGAGATGGCCTGAACATGACCGCTCTTCATCGGGCGGCGGAAAGGGGCGATACTGATGTTGCAGGGTATCTGATAGAGCGTGGAGCTGACGTAGAGGCAAGAGGCTGGCTAATGGATACTCCTCTCCACCTCGCTACCAAAAGGGGCCACGAGCAGACCATCCAATTACTGCTGAGCAAAGGTGCCAACATGTACGCCACTAACCTGTGGTACGAAATGCCCCTTGACATTGCCTCAGCACGAGACTGTCACAATGATCTTTGTGCATttgagaaacagaattaa
- the mrpl20 gene encoding 39S ribosomal protein L20, mitochondrial translates to MVFLTLSRWIRSRGPDRYWRVQEVLKHARHFRGRKNRCYSLALRAVRRAFLYSTKARKLKKRNMRTLWISRIAAASREHGLKYPILIGNLIKSQVELNRKVLADLAVYEPKTFKSLAALAKRRREEGFLDALGDGREPNGIFSRIVHRD, encoded by the exons ATGGTTTTCCTCACGCTCTCGCGTTGGATCCGGAGCCGCGGGCCCGATCGATATTGGCGGGTCCAGGAAGTCCTGAAGCACGCACGG CATTTCCGCGGGCGGAAGAATCGATGCTACAGCCTGGCGTTGCGGGCCGTGCGGAGAGCCTTTCTCTACTCCACCAAAGCCAGGAAACTGAAGAAGCGGAACATGAGGACG cttTGGATCAGCAGAATAGCAGCAGCCTCCAGGGAGCATGGGCTGAAATATCCAATACTAATTGGTAATTTGATTAAG AGTCAAGTGGAACTAAATAGAAAAGTTCTTGCCGATTTGGCTGTGTACGAACCAAAGACATTCAAATCCCTGGCAGCACTAGCGAAGCGAAGAAGGGAAGAAGGCTTCCTTGATGCGTTAGGCGATGGCAGAGAACCCAATGGAATATTTTCACGTATTGTGCACCGTGACTAA